The genomic interval TTGCTCAGGCTGGGACGGTCGCGGGTGAAGCCGTCGCGCTGTTCGATCTGCCACTGGCTCAGGCGCGCGCCGGCCAACAGGTGCAGGTACTCGCTCAGGCTCAGGTTGGCGTGGCCGTACACGCCCCACTGGCGGGTCTTGCTCAGGCCGCCGCTGTTGGGCTGGTAGGCCGGGCGCGGGATCGCGGTATCGGGGTTGAACACGTCGATGCGCGCAAACGCGCTGTCGCGCCACTCGACGTAGCTGTAGTCGCTCTTCTGCAGATCGGCGCCGATCAGCACATCATGTTCGCGGCCGAACAGGTCGAACGCACCGCCGACATTGACATCGACACTGGTCCAGCGCTCAGTGGTGTCGCCGTAGTAGGCGATCTGGCTGACCCAGCCGTTGTCCGGCCGGACCGCCCCGTTGCCGACATAGGCGTAGTAGTTCTCGGACTCGTCGCGGGCGCGCTGGAACGTGACCTTGGCGCGCCAGTCCTCGCCCAGGCGCCAGTCGAGTTCGGCGAAGCCGACGAGGCTCTGGCTGTCGAGTGCGTTCCAGTCGGCGCCCAGGTAGGTGGACCGGCGGACCGGCAGCAGACCGCCGCCCACGTAGCCCGGCAGGCCGGTCTGGATCGGCGCCAGATAATCCTGGTAATGCGCACCGACGGTCAGCGTGGCGGCATCGCCCAGGTCCAGCGAGGTCACGCCATAGGCGACATAGCGCTCGCGGCGGCCGACGTCGTAGAACATGTCCGATTCGTGCGCCGACGCGGCGAAGCGGCCGCGCAGTTGCCCACCCTCGACCAGCGGTCCGCCGACATCGATCTCGGCGCGGGTGTTGTCCCAACTGCCGGCCAGCAGCGCGCCGCTGGCGTGGAAGGTGTGTTGCGGGCGCTTGCGCACGAGGTTGATCGCGCCGCCGGGCTGCGCTGCGCCGGAGAACAGGCTCGAGGCACCGCGTAGGACTTCGACGCTCTCGTATACGGTCAGGTCCGGACGCGGCCCCGGATAGCCGGTCGAGGGCACGCCATCGATGAGATAGGTGCTGATGTTGAACCCGCGCGAGATGTAGGTCTGCCCCTCGGAGCTGACGCCCGTCACCGTGATGCCGGGCGTCTGCATCAACGCGTCTTCAAGCGTGTAGAGATTGCGCAGTTCGATCTGCTCGCGCGAGATCACCGAGATCGTCTGCGGGATGTCCTTCAGGTCCACCGCCTGCTTGATCCCGGCCGCGTAGCGCGTGCCGTGCACGTCCACCTGATCGAGCGAAGTAGCATCCGCGTACCGGCCGCTGTCGTTGTCCTCGGCCTGCGCAAACAGTGGCGCGGCCGCCACGAGCATCCCGAGCGCCAGCGCCAATGGGCGGCGGGCCGGCGGCGCAGTGGCGGCGACGGCGCAGCCGAGCACGAGAGACGTGGTGGGGCGGACAGGTCGAGCGGTACAACGGGACATGGGGGTTCCTTGGACGACGGGCAAAAGGCGGCACGCGTCGCGCGCCAAAGCGACGCGACGGGTGGCAGGGAGGGCTGGCCGGTGCGAGCGGTCTCGCACGGGTGGCGACTGCGGCGGATCAGCGCGGTATACGTGCGCCGATACGAGAATGATTATCGTTCGTTAACGAGCTGTCAACGTTTCACTTCACTTCTAAGCGAACCCGCGCACGTAAGCCGGCAATCCGTCCCTGACCTGCCCGGCCGGCTGCAGGCGATCCGATCGTTGGCCGACGACTCGCACTTCGGCGTGCGCACGTGGACATGGCGCGCCGCTCGCCCGCATCTGGGCCAGGTGCTGGAAGCCGACCCCGTGAACCGCGTCGCCCTCCGGGCGATTGCGTCCGCCCGTCAGACCATCTCGCCTGTCCGCGCATTGCATCCGCGCAGGCGGACGCTGCCCCACAGCGCGAACAGCAGCACCGCGGCGCCCGCCACCCATCCCATGGTAAATCCGGCGCGCGTGCCGCTGTGATCGACGACCTGCCCGGACGCCGCCGCCCCCAGCGCCACGCCGATATTCAAGCCGGCCAGCAGCCACGTCATGCCTTCGGTCAATCGATGCGCGGGCACCACCCGCTCGATCAACGACATGGCCACGATCATCGTGGGTGCGAAGAAGAGTCCGGCAACGAAGACCGCGCCAGCGAGTGCGCCGATGCTGTCGACCAGCAGCAACGGCAACGTCGTCGCGGCCGTCGCCAGCCCGCCTGCCAGCAGTTGCCGATGCAGCGGCATCGGCACGCGCACGGCACCGAACAGCAATCCGGCCAGGCAGGAGCCAAAGGCGTAGGCCGACAGCACCAGGCTCGCGGCAGCGGGTTGGCCCATCTGCCCGGCGAACGCCACGCTGACGATATCCACCGTGCCGACGATGACGCCCATCGTCAGCATCAGCAGCGCCAGCAACCGCACCTCAGTCAGGCGGATCACCGATGCCGAACGATCATCGCCGCACGCCTGCCCGGCGGCTGGCGGCTCGGTGCCGCGCTGCACGACCAGAGCCGCCGTGCCCAGGGCCAGCAACAGCGCCGTCGCCAGCAGCCCGGCCTGGGGCCAGACGACCACCGCTAGGCCCACCGACAGCGGCGGCCCGGCGATGAAGACGACCTCGTCGAGCACCGTTTCCAGCGAGTACGCGGTCTGCAGCCGCGGCTGCCCACGATAGATCGCCGTCCAGCGCGCCCGCACCATCGCCGACATGCTCGGCATGCAGCCGGCCAGCAGCGCGCCAGGAAACAGGGCCCAGTCGGCGACGGGCCAGTGGGCGCCTGCGATCAGCAGCGCGAAGCCGGCAACGCTGATCGCGGTCGCGACCGGCAAGACGCGGTGCTGCCCGTACTGGTCCACCCACCTCGAGATCTGCGGCGACAGCAGCGCATAGGTCAGCACGAACGTCGCCGACACCGCGCCCGCGAGCGCATAGCTGCCGCGCAGTTGCGCCAGCATGGTGATGATGCCGATGCCGGCCATCGGCAACGGGAGTCGGGCCAGCGCTCCGGCCAGCACCAGTCCCCGGGTGCCGGGCGCGGCGAACAGGTCGACATAGGGATTGCGCACACGGGCCTCCTGGATGCGCTTGCCGCGGCCGAGCGGCAGGCAGACAATACATACGTCTCGTATGAATCGAATCGTAGATTCATACGCTCCGTATGTAAACACTGCTGTGCAGTCTCGAGGAGATGGCGATGGCGCGCCGCACCCGCGCGGAGATGGAGAAAACCCGAGCGGCCTTGCTGGCCGCCGCCCGCGACGCGTTCGCCCGCCATGGCTATGCCGAGGCGTCGATGGATGCGCTCACCGCTCAGGCCGACCTCACCCGGGGCGCGCTGTACCACCACTTCGGCGACAAGCCGGGCCTGTTGGCCGCCGTGGTCGCGCAGATCGATGCCGAGATGGACGCGCGCCTGCACGCGCTCTCCGCGGCGGCCGACACGCCCTGGACCGGACTCACCAGCCGCTGCCGCGCCTATCTGGAAATGGCCCTGGAGCCGGAGATCCAGCAGGTGGTGCTGCGCGATGCCCGGGTCGTGCTGGGCGGCGCATCGGCACAATCGCAGCGCGCGTGCATCGCATCGATGCAGGGCCTGCTCGAATCGCTGATGGCACAGGGCGTCGTCGCCACGACCGACCCGCAGGCGCTGGCTGCGCTGCTCCACGGCAGCCTGACCGAGGCTGCGTTCTGGATCGCGACTGGCGACGACGACGACAAGGCGCGACTGGCACGGAGTCTCGACGCGCTGGACCTGCTGTTGCGCGGGCTGTTACGCGTCGACCAAGGGCCGAGGGTGTAAGCGCTTGCGAACGCTGGGCGCGGACACAAAAAAGCCCCGGCACAAACCGGGGCTTCGAAGCAACGCTGTCAGCCGGTCCTAGACACCGGCCGAGACATCAGCCGCGATCCTTGAGTTCCTTGAGCGCGTGCTTGCGGGTGCGCAGTTCGTCATGGGTCGCACGGACCTCCGGCAACAGGCGGGTCACGACATCGCGCGCGGCCGGCGGCGTGTCGGCATCGCGGGCGGCTTCATCGAACGCCTCGAGCAGGCGGTCTTCCGACTCTTCCAGCTCGGCGACATAACCGTACTCCTTGTCGCCGAACGCGGCGCGGACCTTGCCGTAGAACTGCTGCAGGGTGCCGACCATCGTGCCCGAAGTCTCCGGCTTGCCGCCGACGGCCTGCACCGCGGCGCTCAGGTCGGTCACCAGCTGCGACTTGTGCGCGGCAATGCGCGAAAACAGTGTCTTGAGTTCGGCGTGATCGACCTTCTGCGCCGCCTCCTCATAGAAATCCTTGCCGTCGCGGGCGATCGCGATGAGGTCGTTGAGCGTATGCGCGGACTTGTTGGTCATCTGGGTCTCCGATCGAATGAGGGGATGGCGCGGCGCGATCAGGGTCGCGGGCCGCATCGTCCAGGCGGGCAATGACTGCGCGTGGCCGTGGAGCGATGGGACCTACCCTAGCCACGCGCTGGGCAAGGACACGTGACGCGCGAGCGACGATCTTGTGAAAGCGCGGCGTCCGACATGCGCGTGCGCTGCGGCGATATCCCGACCGGGACTGCGCCCTCCCGTCACCTCGGGATAGCGCCGTATCGATACCTCGCGCGCACTGAGCTGATGCGACGGAGCGAGCGAGTCCTGCTGGAACGCCCCGCGCGTCGATTGCCCACCACCATGGCCCCGGCCGAGACACGGCCGGGGCCTGCGTCTCAGCCTGCGGCGTCGGCCTTCGGCAGTGCGTAATCGAGTTGGTAGGCCGGCGGCTCGCCGCCCGGTCCGGTCAGGTAGTGGGTCATCCACTGCACCAGGCGCAGCGAGTAGTCGTAGCGCGAGGCGCCGCGGCTGTTGCCATGGCCTTCGCCGGGGTACAGCACCAGGCGCACCGGCGCTTGGCCGGCCAGCTTGAGATACCGGTAGAGCATGTAGGACTGCATCACCGGCACGCGCGGGTCGGCCTCGCCGTGCAGGATCAGCGTCGGCGTGCGCGACTTCTGCGCGTGGGTAATCGGGCTGGCCTGGCGGTACATCTCCGGGCTCTCCCACGGCCAGGTCTGCATGTGCACCTGGTACTGCTCGCGCGGGATGTCGCCGGTGGTGACCAGGCTGGCCTGGTCGGAGATGCCGACGAACATCACCGAAGCCGC from Luteimonas sp. S4-F44 carries:
- a CDS encoding TetR/AcrR family transcriptional regulator, producing the protein MARRTRAEMEKTRAALLAAARDAFARHGYAEASMDALTAQADLTRGALYHHFGDKPGLLAAVVAQIDAEMDARLHALSAAADTPWTGLTSRCRAYLEMALEPEIQQVVLRDARVVLGGASAQSQRACIASMQGLLESLMAQGVVATTDPQALAALLHGSLTEAAFWIATGDDDDKARLARSLDALDLLLRGLLRVDQGPRV
- a CDS encoding MFS transporter, whose protein sequence is MRNPYVDLFAAPGTRGLVLAGALARLPLPMAGIGIITMLAQLRGSYALAGAVSATFVLTYALLSPQISRWVDQYGQHRVLPVATAISVAGFALLIAGAHWPVADWALFPGALLAGCMPSMSAMVRARWTAIYRGQPRLQTAYSLETVLDEVVFIAGPPLSVGLAVVVWPQAGLLATALLLALGTAALVVQRGTEPPAAGQACGDDRSASVIRLTEVRLLALLMLTMGVIVGTVDIVSVAFAGQMGQPAAASLVLSAYAFGSCLAGLLFGAVRVPMPLHRQLLAGGLATAATTLPLLLVDSIGALAGAVFVAGLFFAPTMIVAMSLIERVVPAHRLTEGMTWLLAGLNIGVALGAAASGQVVDHSGTRAGFTMGWVAGAAVLLFALWGSVRLRGCNARTGEMV
- a CDS encoding TonB-dependent siderophore receptor; the protein is MSRCTARPVRPTTSLVLGCAVAATAPPARRPLALALGMLVAAAPLFAQAEDNDSGRYADATSLDQVDVHGTRYAAGIKQAVDLKDIPQTISVISREQIELRNLYTLEDALMQTPGITVTGVSSEGQTYISRGFNISTYLIDGVPSTGYPGPRPDLTVYESVEVLRGASSLFSGAAQPGGAINLVRKRPQHTFHASGALLAGSWDNTRAEIDVGGPLVEGGQLRGRFAASAHESDMFYDVGRRERYVAYGVTSLDLGDAATLTVGAHYQDYLAPIQTGLPGYVGGGLLPVRRSTYLGADWNALDSQSLVGFAELDWRLGEDWRAKVTFQRARDESENYYAYVGNGAVRPDNGWVSQIAYYGDTTERWTSVDVNVGGAFDLFGREHDVLIGADLQKSDYSYVEWRDSAFARIDVFNPDTAIPRPAYQPNSGGLSKTRQWGVYGHANLSLSEYLHLLAGARLSQWQIEQRDGFTRDRPSLSNPQPVRLGPWTENRMPSEVTPFAGLTYALSTQWTAYGSYVESLQPQESRTADGRLIDPSRGEQWEGGVKGALMDGRLLLSAAAYRIDQVGRAQPDPDNEGFYVAEGEVESKGVELEANGRITDNWSIFGGYAYNTNAYAKDTTNENRPFTRISPKHGLKLFTHYDVTTGVLAGLQLGAGVNWYSPVEGGIAETAVPTVVRQGGYAVFDALVGYRVRDNLTVRLNVGNLFDKVYYTRISATGRGNFYGEPRNVTLSLRTTF
- a CDS encoding PA2169 family four-helix-bundle protein is translated as MTNKSAHTLNDLIAIARDGKDFYEEAAQKVDHAELKTLFSRIAAHKSQLVTDLSAAVQAVGGKPETSGTMVGTLQQFYGKVRAAFGDKEYGYVAELEESEDRLLEAFDEAARDADTPPAARDVVTRLLPEVRATHDELRTRKHALKELKDRG